The Leptospira koniambonensis genome window below encodes:
- a CDS encoding DNA alkylation repair protein, with protein sequence MAEALKNFYDDKALLELGTQFSTVLSHKRPEDWVQEIKRKDWKILELKQRIKRIAEVLSDSLPKPFPKAVSPLLNISKVLEKKFPGTQRFYIIFLGDVVEISGIDYPQESLHCMERITQIISCEFSIREFLIRHPDVTWKKMLEWSRHSHPGTRRLASEGSRPRLPWGKGIPGLKQDPKKTLSILENLKNDPDEVVRRSVANHLNDISKDHPDIVISIAKKWKGKSKNTDLLLKHALRGLLKQGNTDTLSIFGFPKSKSAKISKLELQPKTIEIGKHLTYRFEMKSEAKIPTLYRLESKIHYLKPSGKFSVKVFQIEEREFSPKETKVYERKQSFQQMTTRIHSPGIHKLEIVVNGETKAKAEFKVTHPQTARKKTRAT encoded by the coding sequence ATGGCGGAAGCTCTCAAAAATTTTTACGATGATAAGGCTCTCTTAGAATTAGGGACCCAATTTTCCACAGTATTATCCCATAAGCGGCCAGAAGATTGGGTCCAAGAGATCAAACGTAAAGATTGGAAGATATTAGAACTCAAACAAAGGATCAAAAGAATTGCCGAGGTATTATCAGATTCTCTTCCTAAACCATTTCCAAAAGCAGTTTCTCCTTTATTAAATATTTCGAAAGTTCTAGAGAAAAAATTCCCGGGAACACAAAGGTTTTATATCATCTTCTTGGGCGATGTAGTAGAAATTTCTGGCATTGATTACCCACAGGAATCTTTACATTGTATGGAGAGGATCACCCAGATCATTTCTTGTGAATTTTCCATTCGAGAGTTCCTGATCCGACACCCAGATGTCACTTGGAAAAAAATGTTAGAGTGGTCCAGACATTCTCATCCAGGAACAAGAAGATTAGCAAGCGAAGGTTCTCGCCCCAGATTGCCTTGGGGAAAAGGTATTCCTGGATTAAAACAAGATCCTAAAAAAACTCTATCCATTTTGGAAAATTTAAAAAACGACCCTGATGAAGTGGTCAGAAGAAGTGTGGCCAATCATCTAAACGATATCTCTAAAGATCATCCAGACATTGTGATCTCAATTGCAAAAAAATGGAAGGGTAAATCTAAAAACACAGATCTTTTACTAAAACACGCTCTTAGAGGTTTATTAAAACAAGGTAATACTGATACACTTTCTATCTTTGGGTTCCCAAAAAGTAAATCCGCTAAAATTTCAAAGTTGGAACTCCAGCCTAAAACAATAGAGATCGGAAAACATTTAACCTACAGATTCGAAATGAAATCTGAAGCGAAAATACCTACCCTCTATAGATTAGAATCTAAAATACATTACCTAAAACCTTCTGGGAAATTTTCCGTAAAAGTTTTTCAGATAGAAGAAAGAGAATTTTCTCCCAAAGAAACAAAAGTTTATGAAAGAAAACAATCTTTCCAGCAAATGACTACCAGAATACATTCTCCCGGAATTCATAAATTGGAAATCGTTGTGAATGGAGAAACAAAAGCAAAAGCAGAATTTAAAGTTACTCACCCTCAAACAGCTCGTAAAAAAACACGGGCGACCTAA
- a CDS encoding winged helix DNA-binding domain-containing protein, protein MNIALTRLKHLHVSDAQYPSPEKVVEAMGAIQGQDYAASKWAIGLRTSGAKEEDVESAFLNKKIIRSWPLRGTLHLVSAKDIYWLLDLLGPPTISKYAAHYKKIELEPKVLKKCYSILSKNLSNQNFLTRKEISSILEKSGIITNTTRLSHILQRAGLEGLICFGPRRDKDFTYTLIEEWIPKIKKIKKPKEEALYDITKIYFDTRAPATLADFVWWSGLNVKDAKTGIESVGSKLNSFQKDDQTYYIPKKMDLINKDSDTLFLLPAFDEFLLAYTDRKDCMDPPAKKVLTPADDLFRPTLVINGWVTGIWQREFKKEDVILKVTPYKPLNANFKKKLRKAAEEYAIFLGKNLTLEV, encoded by the coding sequence GTGAATATCGCATTAACAAGATTGAAACATCTTCATGTTTCGGATGCTCAATATCCTTCTCCCGAAAAGGTAGTCGAGGCTATGGGTGCTATCCAAGGCCAAGACTATGCTGCCTCTAAATGGGCGATAGGACTTAGGACCTCTGGTGCAAAGGAAGAAGATGTCGAGTCTGCATTTTTGAATAAAAAGATTATTAGGTCTTGGCCATTAAGAGGAACATTACATTTAGTTTCTGCAAAGGATATTTATTGGCTATTGGATCTACTGGGACCACCTACTATTTCTAAATACGCGGCTCATTATAAAAAGATAGAATTAGAACCCAAAGTATTAAAAAAATGTTATTCTATTCTTTCAAAAAATCTTTCGAATCAAAACTTTCTTACCAGAAAAGAAATATCTTCCATTTTAGAAAAATCTGGGATTATCACAAATACTACCAGGTTATCTCATATTCTGCAAAGAGCAGGTTTAGAAGGTTTGATCTGTTTTGGTCCAAGAAGAGATAAAGATTTTACTTATACATTGATCGAAGAATGGATCCCAAAGATAAAAAAAATCAAAAAACCAAAAGAAGAAGCTCTTTATGATATTACTAAAATATACTTTGATACAAGGGCCCCCGCTACATTAGCGGATTTTGTTTGGTGGTCCGGTTTGAATGTGAAGGATGCAAAAACTGGAATAGAAAGTGTAGGTTCTAAATTGAACAGTTTTCAAAAGGATGATCAAACTTATTATATTCCTAAAAAGATGGATTTAATCAATAAGGATTCAGACACATTATTTCTTCTTCCTGCGTTCGATGAATTTTTGTTAGCTTATACGGATCGCAAAGATTGTATGGACCCTCCTGCTAAAAAAGTTTTAACTCCTGCAGATGATCTTTTTAGGCCAACATTAGTGATCAATGGTTGGGTAACGGGGATTTGGCAGAGAGAATTCAAAAAAGAAGATGTTATTCTAAAAGTAACTCCTTACAAACCTCTAAATGCAAATTTTAAGAAAAAACTAAGGAAGGCAGCGGAAGAATATGCAATATTCCTTGGGAAAAATCTGACCTTAGAAGTTTAG
- a CDS encoding TetR/AcrR family transcriptional regulator produces MAKKVRQIRTGRPPKEVSDGLSDKILDTALGLFTTQGFTATSMEQVALACGSGKHTIYRRFESKADLFLAVMEFQKQKFFNLLVRIECKKENPLETLKESCRRLLELIVSNEIIDFYRITISEVEHIPKIASNLQCEESPSFLRVLDLVISAQRSKDLNQIDPQFLTAQLLQVMTGYPLSEVLLGSKGFSSYSKRSKYFEKAWTLFIKGAGRLKKKKVRKRPI; encoded by the coding sequence ATGGCGAAGAAGGTCCGGCAGATCAGAACAGGGCGTCCACCTAAGGAAGTGTCAGACGGCTTATCCGATAAGATATTGGATACTGCCTTAGGACTTTTTACGACCCAAGGATTTACTGCAACTTCTATGGAGCAGGTGGCTTTAGCCTGCGGCTCAGGCAAACATACAATTTACAGGCGATTTGAATCCAAAGCAGATTTATTCTTAGCTGTGATGGAATTCCAAAAACAGAAATTTTTCAACTTACTCGTTCGGATAGAATGTAAGAAAGAAAATCCTTTGGAAACTTTAAAGGAATCTTGCAGAAGACTATTAGAATTAATCGTATCAAATGAAATTATAGACTTTTACAGGATCACTATTTCAGAAGTTGAACATATCCCTAAAATTGCATCTAACTTACAATGCGAAGAAAGTCCTTCCTTTCTTAGAGTTTTGGATCTTGTAATTTCTGCACAAAGATCTAAGGACTTAAATCAGATAGATCCACAATTTTTGACTGCTCAGCTACTTCAAGTTATGACTGGTTATCCTTTAAGCGAAGTTCTTTTGGGAAGTAAAGGATTCAGTTCTTATTCTAAACGTTCTAAATATTTTGAGAAGGCTTGGACCTTGTTTATAAAAGGAGCTGGCAGACTAAAAAAGAAGAAGGTCCGTAAAAGACCGATCTAA
- a CDS encoding aldehyde dehydrogenase family protein, producing MNYHNNSNFQNETLRDFSNEEERSILNKGFVSIRKEFPIQVYPIISGKTKKSSLIVPAQNPANTSEKIADIHYASITDAEEAAKNSVQFFETWKSTKPEIRIGFLKKAADILRSQKTELSALMSLEVGKGIKDIDAEIAEAIDFCEFYAKEAENIFQPRKRDLLGEENIYTYIPRGVTLVVAPWNFPLAILCGMTVAPLVAGNPVIMKPAEQSSVIAFKLFNILLEAGVPSSALHFLPGKGEEIGAYLVKHPEIHTINFTGSRAVGLGMIREAASQDLKFVKKVVAEMGGKNALIVDEDADLDEAVIASIQSAFGFQGQKCSALSRIILLESKYDTFKNRFIDALQSLKTGLPEDPSVKVGPVIDSESKTRLDGIASQFSSKILSKLKIEETQKHSGHFVEPIIFESEDPSSPLGQTEFFGPYVTLFKAKNFEDAIKIANNVDYALTGGVFSRNPNNIQYAKEKFEVGNLYINRGITGAVVDRQPFGGYKLSGVGAKAGGPDYLKQFLEPISITENTMRRGFIPET from the coding sequence ATGAACTATCATAATAATTCCAATTTTCAAAACGAAACCCTAAGAGATTTCTCCAATGAAGAAGAAAGATCTATCTTAAACAAAGGATTCGTCTCTATCCGAAAAGAATTCCCAATACAAGTTTATCCTATCATCTCTGGAAAAACAAAAAAATCCTCCTTAATAGTTCCAGCTCAAAATCCTGCGAATACATCAGAAAAAATTGCGGATATACATTATGCTTCCATAACAGATGCGGAAGAAGCTGCCAAAAACTCGGTCCAATTTTTTGAAACATGGAAAAGTACAAAGCCTGAGATCAGAATTGGATTTTTAAAAAAGGCAGCAGACATTCTACGCTCCCAAAAAACGGAACTTAGCGCACTGATGTCTTTAGAAGTAGGAAAAGGGATCAAGGACATAGACGCAGAAATCGCAGAGGCGATCGACTTTTGTGAATTTTATGCAAAAGAAGCAGAGAATATTTTCCAACCCAGAAAAAGAGATCTATTGGGAGAAGAGAATATCTACACATATATACCAAGAGGAGTTACCCTCGTAGTCGCTCCTTGGAATTTTCCTTTGGCGATCCTTTGCGGAATGACAGTGGCTCCTTTGGTTGCCGGAAATCCAGTCATCATGAAACCAGCAGAACAATCTTCTGTGATTGCATTCAAACTTTTTAATATATTATTAGAAGCTGGCGTCCCTTCTTCGGCACTTCATTTTTTACCAGGAAAAGGAGAAGAGATCGGCGCTTATTTAGTCAAACATCCAGAAATACATACAATCAATTTTACTGGCTCCAGAGCAGTAGGATTAGGAATGATCCGAGAAGCCGCGTCCCAAGATCTTAAATTCGTCAAAAAGGTGGTCGCTGAGATGGGAGGCAAGAATGCTTTAATTGTGGACGAAGACGCAGATTTGGACGAAGCAGTGATCGCATCCATACAATCCGCATTCGGATTCCAAGGACAAAAATGTAGCGCACTTTCGCGCATTATACTTTTGGAATCTAAATATGATACATTCAAAAATAGATTTATAGATGCATTACAATCTCTAAAAACTGGATTACCTGAAGATCCTTCCGTGAAAGTTGGACCAGTAATAGATTCAGAATCCAAAACGAGATTGGATGGAATAGCTTCCCAATTCTCTTCTAAGATCTTAAGTAAACTGAAAATAGAAGAAACCCAAAAACATTCAGGTCATTTTGTGGAACCTATTATTTTTGAAAGTGAAGATCCGTCCTCTCCTTTAGGACAAACAGAATTTTTCGGACCTTATGTTACTTTGTTCAAGGCTAAAAATTTTGAAGATGCTATCAAAATAGCGAATAACGTAGATTACGCTCTTACAGGTGGGGTCTTTTCCAGAAACCCTAATAACATACAATATGCAAAAGAGAAATTCGAAGTCGGGAACTTATATATCAACAGAGGTATCACTGGAGCTGTTGTAGATAGACAACCTTTCGGGGGTTATAAACTTTCAGGAGTGGGAGCAAAAGCCGGCGGCCCAGATTACCTAAAACAATTTTTAGAACCAATCAGCATCACTGAGAATACAATGCGCAGAGGGTTTATTCCGGAAACTTAA
- a CDS encoding proline dehydrogenase family protein, with translation MQKPFRKVRMAKPLGTEHSMKATEENEQKLIPSFSDLQNRILEKGKELFRLSDSFEDSFFSTYRLFSKSLLFLENRPLLKLQAFRFADLFPSLSSLSSISRYIRIYFVETPTELPKWILLLLSLFLSNRLSSVFVVLGAKIGIRLTAKFFILGRTYGSDRKKIIDRYKNGICSTIDILGEAVLSEKEAERYISEYLLLLEEVSKDKELSEIRGSKFPGEPTGNVSVKCSSLYSQLDPLAHESSVTHLTEKLRPILRSAVSKNIFINLDMEQYETKDIIMDTAFRIFAEPEFQDYPHFGIVVQAYLKASQKDLQKVIEYSKKRKHPLTVRLVKGAYWEYEMTQSAQKGWEPPVFLIKSETDKNYEECSALLLKSYPHIRPAFGSHNIRSLSSAFVQAAEYLVPENFFEVQMLYGMGNSYKQAIRSLGISVREYSPIGEVIPGMAYLVRRLLENSTNEGFLKNINANSKDREKLLYLENSRSK, from the coding sequence ATGCAAAAGCCTTTCAGAAAGGTTCGCATGGCAAAACCGCTTGGAACAGAACACAGTATGAAGGCGACAGAAGAAAATGAACAAAAACTAATTCCTTCTTTCTCGGATCTACAAAATAGGATTTTGGAAAAAGGAAAGGAATTATTTCGTTTAAGTGATTCCTTCGAAGATAGTTTTTTTAGCACATACAGATTATTTTCCAAAAGCCTTTTATTTCTGGAAAATCGCCCTCTTCTGAAACTACAGGCGTTTAGATTTGCTGATCTGTTTCCAAGTCTGAGCTCTCTTTCATCTATCTCTCGTTATATCCGGATCTATTTTGTCGAAACTCCTACAGAACTTCCTAAATGGATCTTGTTACTTCTTTCTTTATTCTTATCCAATCGGCTCAGTTCCGTATTCGTTGTATTAGGCGCAAAGATTGGCATCAGACTCACTGCAAAATTTTTTATATTAGGGAGAACTTATGGTTCCGATCGTAAAAAGATCATTGATAGATATAAAAATGGGATCTGCTCTACAATAGATATTTTAGGAGAAGCAGTACTCTCAGAAAAAGAAGCAGAACGTTATATCTCTGAGTATTTACTTTTATTGGAAGAAGTTTCCAAGGATAAGGAACTTTCCGAAATACGTGGCTCCAAATTCCCAGGAGAGCCCACAGGTAACGTTTCCGTAAAATGTTCTTCTCTTTATTCTCAATTAGATCCTCTTGCGCATGAATCTTCTGTGACTCATTTAACGGAGAAGTTAAGACCAATCCTTCGATCCGCTGTTTCTAAAAATATTTTTATTAATTTAGATATGGAACAGTATGAGACCAAAGATATCATAATGGACACAGCATTCCGGATCTTTGCAGAGCCAGAGTTCCAAGATTATCCTCATTTCGGGATCGTAGTCCAAGCATATCTGAAAGCTTCTCAAAAAGATCTGCAAAAAGTAATAGAATATTCTAAAAAACGAAAACACCCATTGACTGTTCGTTTGGTAAAAGGTGCCTACTGGGAATATGAAATGACCCAGTCTGCCCAAAAAGGATGGGAGCCGCCTGTTTTTCTTATAAAATCTGAAACAGATAAAAATTACGAAGAATGTTCAGCACTCTTGCTAAAGTCTTATCCGCATATCAGACCTGCATTCGGTTCTCATAATATAAGAAGCCTTTCCTCCGCTTTTGTTCAAGCAGCAGAATATTTAGTCCCAGAAAACTTTTTTGAAGTACAGATGTTATATGGAATGGGGAACTCCTACAAACAGGCAATTCGTAGCCTAGGAATTTCAGTCAGAGAATATTCTCCCATTGGAGAAGTGATCCCTGGTATGGCCTACCTGGTAAGAAGGTTACTCGAAAATTCCACCAACGAAGGCTTTTTAAAAAATATCAACGCGAATAGTAAAGATAGGGAAAAACTATTGTATTTGGAGAATTCAAGATCAAAATGA
- a CDS encoding alpha/beta hydrolase: MKIVLLHGMWSRPDTLDSVKKVLEQKGHEVFAPTLPFHELNKPPDPALGKYRLVDYVEFLKKEIRNKGWDKPTLIGHSMGGWLAQALAAEGFASRIVLFAPAAPAGIFPLGPSPLYTLLEVPFRWKFWTKPFKPTYRGANFGLFNRVPKDKRKEYYASLNYESGRALFELAFWFFDPLKGSKIPAGKVNCPVLVLAGEKDRIIPIRVTKAVARRYENSEFVALPNHAHWLTDEPGKEKIFDIMFDWLKQNS, from the coding sequence ATGAAGATCGTCTTATTACACGGAATGTGGTCCAGACCAGATACTCTGGACTCGGTTAAAAAAGTACTAGAACAAAAAGGCCATGAGGTCTTTGCTCCTACATTACCATTTCATGAATTGAACAAACCACCCGATCCCGCATTAGGAAAATATCGACTCGTTGATTATGTTGAATTCCTAAAAAAGGAAATTCGAAACAAAGGCTGGGACAAACCAACATTGATCGGCCACTCCATGGGAGGATGGTTGGCACAAGCATTAGCTGCAGAAGGTTTTGCTTCTAGAATTGTATTGTTTGCACCGGCTGCTCCAGCGGGAATTTTTCCATTAGGACCTTCTCCTTTATATACTTTGTTAGAAGTTCCATTTCGTTGGAAATTTTGGACCAAACCTTTCAAACCAACGTATCGTGGAGCAAATTTTGGATTATTTAATCGAGTTCCAAAAGATAAAAGAAAAGAATATTATGCTTCTTTAAATTATGAATCCGGCAGAGCACTTTTCGAACTTGCATTTTGGTTTTTCGATCCCCTCAAAGGAAGTAAAATCCCAGCAGGAAAAGTAAATTGTCCAGTTCTAGTTTTAGCAGGGGAGAAGGACAGGATCATCCCGATCCGTGTCACGAAGGCTGTCGCAAGAAGATACGAAAATTCAGAATTTGTTGCCCTACCCAATCATGCGCATTGGCTTACAGACGAACCTGGAAAAGAGAAAATTTTCGACATCATGTTTGATTGGCTAAAACAGAACAGTTAA
- a CDS encoding GFA family protein, with the protein MSLKKYSGSCHCGAVRYEADLDLSAGTGRCNCSFCRKVRNWSIIVKPESFRLLSGEDSLSFYEFNTKSSKHHFCKNCGVRTFSKGYIEEIGGAFISVAISTLDNADLSELIEAPVWYADGLNNNWHNQPAEIRHL; encoded by the coding sequence ATGAGCCTTAAAAAATATTCTGGAAGTTGTCATTGTGGTGCAGTTCGTTACGAAGCGGATTTGGATTTGAGTGCGGGCACAGGAAGATGTAACTGTTCCTTCTGCAGAAAGGTACGAAATTGGTCCATCATAGTTAAACCTGAATCTTTTCGTTTATTGAGCGGAGAAGATAGTCTTAGTTTTTACGAATTTAACACAAAAAGTAGCAAACATCATTTTTGCAAAAATTGCGGAGTCAGAACTTTTTCAAAAGGATATATCGAAGAAATCGGCGGCGCCTTTATAAGTGTTGCTATTTCTACTTTAGATAATGCAGACCTAAGCGAATTAATCGAGGCTCCTGTATGGTATGCAGATGGTTTGAATAATAATTGGCATAACCAACCTGCAGAGATCCGACATTTGTAA
- a CDS encoding alpha/beta fold hydrolase translates to MKRSTLLLLSILLSCCSSYEEMDMAEDKAFQKLKGSDTFYQEHLIQTKKEEGPVHWISTGCKPDKNKVLIFIHGSPGTWSNYLRYLNDPELLKKYCMLGLDRPGFGKSTGTVADVNAQAEKILETLSKLPEIQKGKKSISILGHSYGGPIAARMASISPEKFQYLFLLAAAMDPEAEEIKWYNKIADTWIAGWILPEEWTHSNSEMLPLKEQLKSLTPEWKKIKAKTIVVQGEEDGLVDPKNLEFIQKNFSTETKTYLLPKEGHFLPWKNYDLIHKLLIESSN, encoded by the coding sequence ATGAAAAGATCAACACTTCTTCTTCTATCCATACTTCTTTCCTGCTGCAGCAGTTATGAAGAAATGGATATGGCAGAAGATAAAGCCTTCCAGAAGCTCAAAGGATCCGATACATTCTATCAAGAACACCTGATCCAAACTAAAAAGGAAGAAGGCCCTGTTCATTGGATTAGCACTGGATGTAAACCTGATAAAAACAAAGTCCTCATCTTCATTCACGGATCTCCAGGAACTTGGTCGAATTATCTCAGATATTTAAACGATCCTGAATTATTAAAAAAATATTGTATGCTTGGATTAGATCGCCCGGGTTTCGGAAAATCCACCGGAACAGTTGCTGATGTAAATGCCCAAGCAGAAAAAATTTTAGAAACTCTTTCAAAACTTCCCGAAATACAAAAAGGAAAAAAATCAATTTCTATATTAGGACATTCTTATGGAGGTCCAATCGCAGCAAGAATGGCCTCAATCTCCCCTGAAAAGTTTCAATATCTATTTTTATTAGCGGCGGCCATGGACCCAGAAGCAGAAGAAATAAAATGGTACAACAAGATCGCCGATACTTGGATCGCAGGCTGGATCTTACCCGAAGAATGGACTCATAGTAATTCAGAAATGTTACCTTTAAAGGAACAATTAAAAAGTTTGACCCCAGAATGGAAAAAGATCAAAGCTAAAACAATCGTAGTCCAAGGAGAAGAAGACGGACTTGTAGATCCTAAAAACCTGGAATTTATTCAGAAAAATTTTTCGACAGAAACAAAAACATATCTACTTCCAAAAGAAGGGCATTTTCTTCCCTGGAAAAATTACGATCTAATTCATAAATTATTAATAGAATCCTCGAATTGA
- a CDS encoding ABC-F family ATP-binding cassette domain-containing protein translates to MIKISNLHKSYTSNLLFDDLNLSLNRGEKLGLVGRNGHGKSTLFQMILGNVEPDSGTITFPKGYKIGHLQQHLKFTKPTVLEECALGLPEGEEYETWQVEKILSGLGFSEADLERSPEEFSGGYQIRMNLAKLLVSGPDLLMLDEPNNYLDIVTIRWLEEFLREWEGEIILVTHDRSFMDSVVTHTAAIHRTKAIKVQGDTDKLYNQINQAEEIYERTRLNEAKKRKQEEVFIARFKAKASFASRAQSRVKKLEKQGEMKALEEIESLELYFNSAPFAASQMLSAENISFSYSGKEPFLISDFSLSVGKRDRICIIGKNGKGKSTLLKLLAGELQTSSGKIQKHPALKEGYFGQTNKLNLNENATVTEEIMSADKSCTEWLARTIAGGLMFSDDMSLKKIKVLSGGEKSRVMLGKILVTPCHLLFLDEPTNHLDMQSCDALIEAIDEFEGSLIMVTHNEMHLRAVATKLIVFDNDSIRIFDGSYDDFLKDVGWSDEDY, encoded by the coding sequence ATGATCAAAATTTCTAACCTTCATAAATCTTATACTTCTAACCTGCTGTTCGATGATCTGAACCTGAGTTTGAATCGGGGCGAAAAATTGGGTCTTGTCGGGCGAAACGGTCACGGTAAGTCCACTTTGTTTCAGATGATTTTGGGGAATGTGGAACCGGATTCTGGTACTATCACTTTTCCGAAGGGTTATAAGATCGGACATTTACAACAGCATTTGAAATTTACTAAACCTACCGTATTGGAAGAATGCGCGCTCGGTCTTCCGGAAGGTGAAGAATACGAGACCTGGCAGGTTGAAAAAATTTTGTCAGGCTTGGGTTTTTCAGAAGCGGATCTGGAAAGAAGTCCGGAGGAATTTTCGGGTGGTTATCAGATCCGAATGAACTTGGCAAAACTTCTGGTATCCGGTCCTGACTTACTTATGTTAGATGAGCCGAATAACTATCTTGATATCGTTACAATTCGTTGGCTTGAGGAATTCTTACGTGAGTGGGAAGGCGAGATCATTCTGGTCACTCACGATAGAAGTTTTATGGACAGCGTAGTGACTCATACTGCGGCGATACATCGTACAAAAGCGATCAAGGTCCAAGGTGATACGGATAAGCTTTATAATCAGATCAATCAGGCTGAAGAAATTTACGAAAGAACTCGTTTGAATGAGGCGAAAAAAAGAAAACAAGAAGAAGTCTTTATCGCTCGATTTAAAGCGAAGGCGAGTTTTGCGAGCCGTGCTCAATCCAGAGTGAAAAAACTGGAGAAGCAAGGTGAGATGAAAGCGTTAGAAGAGATCGAAAGTTTGGAATTATATTTTAATTCCGCACCTTTCGCAGCGAGCCAAATGTTATCTGCTGAAAATATTTCTTTCTCTTATTCTGGGAAAGAGCCTTTTTTGATTTCCGATTTTTCTCTGAGTGTTGGTAAGAGGGATAGAATTTGTATCATCGGTAAAAACGGTAAGGGTAAGTCTACTCTTCTAAAACTTCTTGCTGGGGAACTCCAAACAAGTTCCGGAAAGATCCAAAAACATCCTGCATTGAAAGAAGGTTATTTCGGTCAGACAAATAAATTAAATCTGAATGAGAACGCAACCGTCACCGAAGAAATTATGAGTGCGGATAAATCTTGTACTGAATGGCTTGCGAGAACTATCGCTGGTGGATTGATGTTCTCCGATGATATGTCTTTGAAAAAGATTAAGGTACTTTCGGGTGGTGAGAAGAGCAGGGTGATGCTTGGAAAAATTTTGGTAACTCCATGCCACCTTCTATTTTTGGATGAGCCTACCAACCACTTGGACATGCAATCTTGCGACGCTTTGATTGAGGCAATCGATGAGTTCGAAGGTTCTCTTATCATGGTAACTCACAACGAAATGCACCTTAGAGCTGTAGCCACTAAGTTGATCGTTTTTGATAACGACTCGATCAGAATTTTCGATGGTTCTTACGATGACTTCCTCAAAGATGTTGGTTGGTCGGACGAAGATTATTAA
- a CDS encoding DMT family transporter: protein MNLLLPIIFALLSGLAMSIQPGINSILGKNIESPWLASTISFFVGTIALGIITFALGEMKSTSFILQTIKEQPWWLWIGGFLGAIVVTSSLVFAPKLGATSWIALFLLGQVVTSILLEKWGVLGFPEKPISAQKIIGLGLLIVSAWLVRKG, encoded by the coding sequence ATGAACCTATTATTACCTATAATCTTTGCACTTCTTTCAGGACTCGCTATGTCCATTCAGCCAGGTATCAACTCTATATTAGGAAAAAATATAGAAAGTCCTTGGCTCGCTTCTACGATTTCCTTTTTCGTAGGAACAATCGCATTAGGGATCATCACTTTCGCTTTAGGAGAAATGAAATCCACTTCTTTCATCCTACAAACAATCAAAGAACAACCTTGGTGGCTGTGGATTGGAGGGTTTTTAGGAGCGATCGTAGTCACTTCTTCTTTAGTTTTCGCCCCTAAATTAGGAGCCACAAGTTGGATCGCTTTATTTTTATTGGGTCAGGTAGTAACTTCCATCTTATTAGAAAAATGGGGAGTATTAGGATTCCCTGAAAAACCAATTTCAGCCCAAAAGATAATCGGATTAGGGTTACTGATCGTGAGTGCTTGGTTGGTTCGAAAGGGATAA